Sequence from the Triticum dicoccoides isolate Atlit2015 ecotype Zavitan unplaced genomic scaffold, WEW_v2.0 scaffold147421, whole genome shotgun sequence genome:
GCCAGTGTTGGCTCCAGTGGCCGGCTCAACTTCAATTGGGTCGTCTTCCATCATTCTCATTAGTTCTTCGATATCAAAACCATCTGCCTTCCCATCCGGCAAATTGGAAATAGGCTCCAATGGCTCAAAGACACCCTCTTCAGATGAGCTCCTTGCAATGCTTGAGCCAGCCTCAGGAACAATCTGTTGTTGGCTGTAATGCTTGACAGACTCCAGCACAAGTGATTGGGTGGACTCAAGCACATCTGACTGGGAGGAAATCTCAGGAGCTTGAGCAACGTCGGAGCGGCTGGATGTTGTAGTGGACTCGCATGATGCTTGGGCATACTGAACAGGGAAGTTGGTGTGAGCCAGCGGGCCATGCATTGCTCTGGCTGCCTCATCATACATCAAGAACGACGGTGTGGCAGGTGCCGGGACGGGGACGGCACCGCGCATCCTCTTCTTGGGGCGCGGCGGATGAGGATCGGCGGCGGCAGCCGGCGCTGGCCTCTTCTGCGCGTGCGTGCTCGGGGTCACGGCCTCTGGTTGCTCTTGTTGACGATTGTACGCGGCCGATTCCTGGCGGGCCGCGTCAGGGGCATGCTGAGCCAAGTGCATTCTGCAGAACACCTTCACCCCGTCGGAGACGGTGGCCTCCGGCAGCAGGCATCGGTATTCCTCCATGACCCAGCCGgtggacttgcccttcttcttgaaggaGAGGTTCTTGACCTCGCCGACCTTGACTCCCGCGTGGAAAATCTCCGTGGTCTTCTGGATGGTCCAtgtgccgccgccggcgccgcgcaCGCTCTGGAGCTTGCTCCCGTTCTTGCTCTTGCAAGTGGTGAAGAAGAACCGGTCGCCGCTGCTCACGGCCTGCGGCACGGGCGCGTATCGGGCGGCCAGATCCTTGGGCTCGCAGCCCGAGATGTTGACGCGGTGGATGAGCTTGTCGACGGCATGCAGCGTCTCGCCGGAGAGGAGGCGTGGTAGGTAGTAGGTGACGGCGTCCACATCCGTGGGGCTCAGCCGGTAGTGGTGGAAGACGTCGTCGACGTCGAGCCCCTCCATCCCGGCCGGCGGCTGCCCGATCTGCTGCTAGGGTTCTACTGCAGCTAGGAAAGGGTGCTGTCGATCGAGGACGGGCGAGGGATTTGGGAGAGGTTTGTCTGCGGGATTGGAAGGTGTTCTGTGCTGATATTTAAAGACGCTGCACTAGGCGATGGAGGACGCGTCAGATTTCCTTTCTCTGAATCCGACTATGTGCCCAGTTCAGTTTCCCGTCAGTTATCTGAAACTTGCAGCTCCCGTTTGCTTTAATTTCCGTCAATCCGATGATGATGCGGTCCTGAAGACGTAGAGAACAGATTCCGTGCTGATTGTGATTCTTGATTTTGAGCCTTATTCGGATCCATTTCTTTTCATCCATGGCAACATCTGTTGCGTGATAATACTGTATAATTTACCTTCAGAGACATTGTTAACAGCGGCAAACAGATTCAGCCCAGAGAGAAATATTTGGCCCCTGTCCAACTGCATGTGCAATTAACATCGGCCATGGCACCACCTGCGTGATGCCTATTTACCTCGCACGATTCACGCAATGTCTTCCAGTCAGAATGGATTCAAGTGGCCTGGAACTGGTACTTGCCTTGGTAATGTATCATCAAAACTAGTCCAGCTGACTTTGTGGGActcactgtcaggtttgactttggtcaagtcaatgCTGACTGTGCTGATGTAATGTTGACACAGCAAATCatctctggattttaaataaatctaaatgatttatttattttcagaaatttgcctaaacttcaaaaaatcatataaaatcaatcgTAGCtcaaaatgaaataatttatatatgaaaaaattataagaaaaatccaAACTTTTCGTTTGTACCATTTTGAGCTACGATTTTtccaaaggggggaggccggccggccctagagggcgcgccaggaggaggaatcctcctagtaggagtaggattcccctctttcctactcctactaggagggggaaaggaagggggagaaggagaaggaaaggggggcgccactcctctcctagtccaattcggaccagagggggagggggcgcgcggcctgccctggccggcccctctctctctctctctctccactagggcccaataaggcccattaaccccgaggggttccggtaacccctccggcactccggtaaaatcctgatttcacccggaactctttccatgtccaaatgtaggctttcaatatatcagtctttatgtctcgatcattttgagactcatcgtcatgtccgtgatcatatctgggactctgaactactttcgctacatcaaaacatataaactcataataccgatcgtcacagaattttaagcgtgcggaccctacgggttcgagaactatgtagatatgaccgtgacatgtctctggtcaataaccaatagcggaatcttgatgctcatattggttcctacatattctacgaagatctttatcggtcaaaccgcataacaatatacgttgttccctttgtcatcggtatgttacttgccccgagattcgatcgtcggtatcctaatacctagctcaatctcgttact
This genomic interval carries:
- the LOC119343936 gene encoding uncharacterized protein LOC119343936, with the translated sequence MEGLDVDDVFHHYRLSPTDVDAVTYYLPRLLSGETLHAVDKLIHRVNISGCEPKDLAARYAPVPQAVSSGDRFFFTTCKSKNGSKLQSVRGAGGGTWTIQKTTEIFHAGVKVGEVKNLSFKKKGKSTGWVMEEYRCLLPEATVSDGVKVFCRMHLAQHAPDAARQESAAYNRQQEQPEAVTPSTHAQKRPAPAAAADPHPPRPKKRMRGAVPVPAPATPSFLMYDEAARAMHGPLAHTNFPVQYAQASCESTTTSSRSDVAQAPEISSQSDVLESTQSLVLESVKHYSQQQIVPEAGSSIARSSSEEGVFEPLEPISNLPDGKADGFDIEELMRMMEDDPIEVEPATGANTGVEMGQQEPLYLDALDQGVLEDMLQSDYPAFHDADKEKRYNAVPDLDAPSLQGQDHLLKPRPCSFDPFEAAWKAEEAANLHAGGHSNFFSPASVY